The sequence below is a genomic window from Silene latifolia isolate original U9 population chromosome 7, ASM4854445v1, whole genome shotgun sequence.
GACCCCATTTCCTTATGCCTGCTAATATTTGTTTTTAACGGAAAATTAACAAGGCCTAAGGGTGTATTTGGATggggggatttggagggaaagagagggatttggagggatgaGAAATCCTTTGTTTAGTTAGCAAATTGTAGatggagggatttggaggggagggaaaatggatccctccatttccttCCTCCAAGCCAAATTATTTCCCCTCCAACGAAGGAAAGATTTAAAGGGGAAATGACCTCCTCCCTTTCCCtctttccccctcccctcccctccctttccctccttccccctcccctccccctCCCTCCCATTTTGGTGTCCAAACAAGGCCCGAGTCTCTTGGGAGGGAAGGGAAGGAGATGGAAAATGGGGTGTGGATAAAGTTCCCTCCGAAACTTTCCTATGGTGGAGGGATTTTAATTTGCGTTAgaagagggaaaatggatccctccccTCCATTTACCTTCACCCTTATTAACTATCCagacaagggattttaaatctcctactctccctcccttttctTTCCCTCCAAATTTGTCCATCCAACAaaccctaagggtgtgtttggattgagtgatttggagagaaaagaaagggagggagagtaggggatttaaaattccttgtttggataggaaatgagggtggagggaaatggagggatccaattccctcctccaagcctaatcaaaatctctccacaataggcaagatttggagggaaattgtatccaaacacccacaccccattcccccttctctccctttcccttacctccttccccctcccctcccctccctttccctccacttttactATCCACACACCCTAAGAAAAATGTCTTCCAGTTTCATCAATTCTCTTCCAAATCTGCATGGGTTTTCTTTCTTatagtttttttatttgtttttatttctgACTCTTAAATATAGTAATTTAGCAAGGTTGCAACTTACATCAAATGAATATGATGAATCTAAAAAGAAAATAAAGCATTGACAATGGAGATTTCAAGGAAAAAAAAGTGTTAACTTGGAAGAATGAGAAGAAATAAGAGACAATGTATGCTTAAAGAGAGGTAGGCTGAGTGAAAGGTCCTTCAGTCACTATTAAGTTTTTTAGGCGAGAATTGCAATTCGGCAGGGTTCTGGGTTGATATTTAAAATAAAAGTGGTGAACCTTTTTTAAAGAGGCAGAAGTGCTGAAAAGGTAGAAGCTATCAATTTCTCATTCGTTTAAGCAAGTTTAAAGCTCGGCTAAATCTTAAAAGAGTAGAGCATGGAAACAGCTACCATCAATTTGGCAGATCAAAAAAATGGATCAATGGATCAATTCACTATCTTGAAAACTTCTTTAGTCTCTCCTCTACACGATAAAATTTAGTGACCAAGGTATACTAGATCAATTACATAACATAGTCAAGAGAATAAGATGGATACTATAGATTTCTATCCCCCATCTCACTTCAATTAAAGATATAAGCTGCTAGCTAATACACAGACTCGTCTTTAAGAATAAGCTTACGAAGTCCTCTTCATTTAGAGAAGTTCATCGACCATGAATAATTACCTGGAGCAAAATAATTTCACGATACAGGCAGATGAGAAGGCACCAATAGATACTCGTAAGGACAAGGATAGACGGAAAGTACTTCACAAGGTAGCCTCACAATGCCATTAGGAAAGTATGTGTTTCTGGAAACAGCAGCATCTGCCTCTAAAATTTTATCCAAGTGTCAAGGTTTTATAGTAGCTCAAAGGTAAAATATTTGGTACTAAATTCAGGCAGGAAATAAGGCAGTGGACAAAATGAACTTTAAATGGTTGTTACAGTGGCCAAGGTAACCCAAATAGTTGGATAACATAAAGAAAAACGCCTTAAGAGAAATCACGGCAATCTAGCTAAACAGGTTCTGAGGATGATAAGCAGAGAGAGCTTGGTATTTGGTATCACTGACATGGCAAGTTTCATATTGTAGTTCTCCGGATGATTTGGTCTCCTGGGCAAAGCATGAAGGTTGGCCATAGGTTTGTCAAATCCTTTTGATCTGATCTTCTGGTTTAGGCAAAAGGCTTCATCAAAAGAGTCAGAGGCTTCAGGGCTTCAAAGTCTCGGCTGTTTTAATGGGAATGGATAGAAGACATGGAAAAGGTGAGCATCAGATTTCTTCATACAGGGACCCAGCCTAGATTAAACAAACCTTGTATACACTAGACGATATGATGTACCATAGTTAGCTTAGTTTTAAAAGGTGCCTACCGCTCATGCAGGAAAGGTACATTAATTTTGCAAACAAATGTAATATTTTCAAAATAGAGCTGTGTGTGATAATCTCTCTTTTTCGGATTTCAGGAGGATAATATGTAACAAAGTAAATGGGAGGGATAATGGGGAAAAGGATGGTGTAGTAAAAGACCTGGgagaaaaaaaaatatgtaaAAGGAGCAACTAAGATAGTCGAGGCACTTAGTGAGCCTCCTGCCAGGACGCGTCCGAAGCACACAGTTAAACTAAGGAACAAAGTAGCATTAGATGTTGTAAAAGAAGTCACTGACACAGTCAGTTACCTACCCATGCCTCTCAGATACCTTTAGTAGTAGGGCTTGCGGCGGGATCCCGGATTTGGGCCAGACAATCTACCAGAAAATCTGAAAGTAGAATTAATCAAATTAAGAAGTCACCAAACAATACATTTATAAAAAGTTGTCATCGTCAATGACTACCAGAAAATCTGAAAGTAGAATTAATCAAATTAAGAAGTCACCTAACAATACATTTATAAAAAGTTGTCATCGTCGATGACTGCATACCCTCTTGAATATTTGCATTAACTATTTTTTTTCATGTCCATAGTTTTCTCTCACAAAACACACATTTAGTGTTCCTCACACCTAAATCCCAGTACTTGCTTATTTACAAATAATCCGCTTTCCGAGTAAGTCCTGATGCACTAGCTCTTATTTGGCAAAGTTTCCGTATAACATGAGATTGGAACATGGGGAAGTCGACAGAAGATCTAAAAACGATTAGACGTACATCTTTCAATATTTCATCCTTATTTCCCTTCTTTTAAGATAAAAGGAAAGGCAAAAGATCAGGATTCTTACGCTGAAGAACTAGTGCGTCCTGAAGAATAACCGCCATACGCATCATATCTAGTTCCACCTCCACTGCTCTGAAAGTTGGATGCGAAAAACAAAATTATATTTCAGAGCAAAAATTTCAACATGAGTATATGACAATGAAACATGGTAGATTAACAACAAAAGAGTGCAAAATTACAACCAAATACTGACCCAATCAAAATCAGAATAGCATCCAGTAGCCCAGAAGCTACCAAAGAGATGAAAGGAATATGCACTCTTCACTGACCAGCTAAGAATAAAAAAGTTGTAGAATAATATAATACCTGTAAACCAGCATAGCTACCATAAGGTTCAGGAGGAGGTAAATCGTTAGAGCTATAGCCCGCAGAGTAAGGTACGTCACGACCATATCTTCTACTCTCTCTACCTTCATATGGAAATCTATCAACTTCTGGTGAAACAGGAGGATAAGGATGAACAGGGAGAATCACTTGCCCCTCCTTTTCAAAAAGATTTGCTCGCAGTCTTGATGTTATATTTATGAGCGCAGTTTCAGCAACATCAAGATCGCCAGAGATCTAAGAAAACACAAACAAGACCTTTAAGAAAAGCTACGATAGATGTAAAGACTACAAACCACAATACTTTTTTTGATATATCCATAGTAAACAAAGGGCAAATGTCAATTTCATCCCTTTACCTGAACCATTTCATCATCAGCTGCTGCAACCTTTGGAAGGTCATCCTTTGAAAGTATCCGAATATTAGCTCTGGTCATGTTCCGCATCTCACTAATGATAGCACCACCTTTTCCAATTAAACAACCAATGCACGACGAGTGCACAAGGATACGAgttgtgaatgaaacaattcccGAGTCTCTCTCAGTTTTCTCACTACACCTGGGTTGCAACCGCCTCGCTGCTTCAATAGTAGGAGAAACTTGATCCTCTAGATACTGTTCATaggtaaaaaagagtaaaaaatatgTCGTAAAATTGAATCCTATGTACAAGCCTTCCTCCAAGCCAAAACATTTACCTCCTTCGATGAGATGGTTATCAGACAGTCATCACCCTCGGCAGATGAACTATCAACTTTAATATTAGCCCTCGTCTCCTGCCGGATTTGGGTGATAATTGCACCACCTTTTCCAATCACACCTCCGATATTCACAGTGGGGCACACAAAGCGAACAGAAAATTCTTTGGATGAAGTATCTCCCCTAGAAGAGTACGATGACCGAGATCGATTGGATCGTTCGCTATTGTACCCTCCATAAGGACTTACAATTGGAGTATAGATAGGTGCACCACCAGGTCCACCCATAAGTGAGCCAGGTGATGAGTATAAGCTTGCGGGTACAGCAGAAGCAAGCAAATGTTGGGTTCGTGAAGGATTATCATGAAGACGAGAGGCAATCTGATACAGTGCCTTCCTTACAACTGGTGCTTCTCCAGAGATCTAAAGCCAATTATAGTAACATCAAAAGCGTGAACAGCACGTAGATTGACCCTCAATTACAAAATAACAATAAAGCAAGCCTCGAACCATGTGGATCTACGAAAAAATATAAATCACTTGCaaggaatgtttttttttttacaaaaattaaaagaaattcagTTTGCACCCACTAGGTTTTCCAGATTTAATCATATACCACTTAACACAGTGACTAGTTCCGAAATCAACTAAAGTACATGATTCATGATTCAGGTTTTCCAAGAATTAAGTTTTATCAAGAAAAGGtgtttattattttattgttgagTAAGCAGTGATTAGTTTGATGACAATCAATTAAAAGTGCTCAAATAAAACAGATGAAAGAGACGAATCTGAGTATTTAGGTTATCTGAAAAACGTTTTTCATTGAGATTCCGGGTATATTGATAGATTATTAAAAAAATGGCATACATTAGAATTTACAGAAAACACAAAAGTGCAGAGTAAAACACCCGGAAGAAGAAAGATACCTGCAAAAGTTCATCAGTGCTAAGAGCACATCTTGGGAGATGTTCATCTTTAAGAATGCGGATCTGAGCACCAGTCTCAGTACGTATGGTTTGAACAATTTGACCACCTTTACCAATAATGCAACCAATCTGATCATTGGGCACAAGAAAGCGAGCGATAACATTTTGAGTAGCTTCCGGGTCATCATCAGCAGGAGAGTCTTCTGCAATAACTCTATCATGCACCCTAAAGAGTGCATCCTGAGCTGGACAAACTTGAGTATCCATCTCATCAAAGGGGTTCGATTCTTGACTAGTACTATAAATGGTAACAACTCGTTCGTCACTACCTGGAACTGTCTCCCTAATAATAATCTTAGCCTTTGTGTCCAACCTCAATTGTTTAACAATATCCCCTCCTCTACCTATAATACTTCCAATCTTTTGGGCAGGACAAAGGTAACGATAAACGGTATCATCAGGACCAATGGCGTAAGACTCGTCACCTGGATTTCTCCTTTTATGGCCTCCATTCTCAGAATGGTCCGAAGACCGTGCGCGCTTACCTTGACCATACCTATGACCAGCCATTACCTACTAACAATGAAATTAATCATACATAATTCTATCAGCCCTAATAATCGAAATTTAAACAACAAGTATACACAAAATTCTAACTATTCCAGGTAAGATTGAACCTAACAAAAGCGAACTGAATCAAACAAAGACAATTAGGCAGAGAAGCATAGAGATGAAGGTAGAATTACCAGAAGATGTCGGAGATGCAGCAAGCAACGAAGTTGGAAAATCTAGGGTTTGCAAAATCCCGTCGCCTGTCAATATACACGCTCTTTTTATTACTCGGTATATAAGTCCGTATCATTGTTGTTATATACTCCCCAGGGTGTTAACGAGCCGAGTCGGAGTTTGAGCTTAACCTTGTTCGACTTGTGCTTAGGAACTAAAACTCGAGCTCGAGTCATTCTCGAGTTTACGCGAGTTTGAAAAAATGTGCTCGTTATCAGCCTTGCGAGCGTTAACGCaagctcgagccaaactcgagtttaaatcgagcctatatataattgtTAATTTTTTGATCTTTTTTCTtccgatattttcaataacaaggctcaaagattatatgtaaaaatatttgcAAATCAGTGAGACATTTGATATGTTTGATGATAGAaagatataatcatgataaaatatttttataaaatatgagcaatatattttctaatcacacaagttcgagccgctcgcgagcttttcgagtcgagccagCGTTTGTTCGGCTTGACTCATTAATCTCTCGGGTCGAGTCCGAGCTCGAGCGAAGCTCGCACAAGCCAAGCTTtgaccgagctttgaccgagcggATCTCAAGTTGCTCGCGAgttgtctcgtctcattaacaccccaACATCCCTCTGGCCGAGTCTTTTGTTTACTTTTTGGGGCAAAGATTAAGAAAAAGACGAGGATATTGACCCCTAGGTCTTGATATGTTTTAAAGTTTGTCCAGTATGTTTTATTTCTAAGTTATTGTTTAAGGTTTTATTTATGATTTTATGAGCTTGGTATGTTTCGTAGCATATTTTGTTTAGGTATCAAAGCTCGGATTCAAAAGGAAGCATAAAGACGATGATCAATGTCAAGGGAAGACCCATAACGTCATCACAAAGTTCAAGAACAAAATTAAGGACATAATTTGTAAACTCTTCTATAACCTGAGGTAACGGTAACCTCAGTTAAAGGGACTGTTACCTCAAGTTTGTTGTATTTCGTATTTCTCCTAAGTTTTTTAAAATCttttagttttgtttttttaATTGAAAATTATCTTACGAAACTATAATATATACCTCGTCTTACAATTTGGAATTCTAATTAAAATTGGAAATATAAACTTGTACATCTTTTGAGAAAAGATTTCCTCATATCTTGTTTTACAAGATATGAAGTAATCTTTAATTAATAAGATgaatatgttaattttttttcaaTTACAATCTCTTATCTTTTACgatatctataaaatataattaaaaggctaccctaaaatgacaaataaatgcCACCTTGACAAAGTCACAtaggatccaaaaagccacctagattaaaatttaatgtgacatgacatatttaaatgtgatggtgcatatttttaatgtgacatggcgaattaatgtgacatggattatcaatttattattacatgacattaatttaaatcatttatctataaattaacttaattcacttatatctataatatgaaaagatatcattattcttaaattaattttgtatattaaatatattgtcttccaaaatttatataacccttacagatttacatcaaatttcataatttataattaatattgacattttaattgaattttttgtaataaaacatgttaataaacttcataatttgtaattaaaattgaaattttaattgaaatttttgtaataaaacatgttaaggaattaattaaacctcttcatattactagacactcaccattattaacattttcctattaattcattgtttttaaaacttttgtaataaaacctgttaataaattaatcaaaccTCTTCATAAtactgaacacccaccattattaacattttcctatttaatttttttttaattaaacatggtaataaattgattaaaactcttcataatacttaacacacaccaaattaattaaaatttttttcctatttaattattttttgtaatataatatgttaataattttattaaaactccttatattactcaacacccataattttcattaacattttgtccTATTAAATTCATCTCTTGGGgtcctcggcaatcaattatctaatttaataataccacaaaataaattaaaatatggaaatttatggttgtgtaatgactataaaacctacaatacctataatagtttTTATCcacttatttatttaaaatatgcccatttgtcatgagtttctaagttgtggattgtattttatggtttaatttatttattttcattatattgagtattattgttgagtattgttgttgttgttgttgttgttgttgttgttgttgttgttgttgttgttgttgttgttgttgttgttgttgttgttgttgttgttgttgttgttgttgttgttgttgctgcgtcCAATAAAGTATAATTTAATgtgttatgttgttggttttattaatcgtttgctttatatttgaattcaagttttccagttggtttaatttaagtgacttacgtatgacaatgttttgattcgtttgtcaagtttttgccaggttgatgttttatcttttggtcaatgtgttttttatatatctttaaagcaccatgaaacgtatgtgaatgcagataagacaaaccatcacgtgggtaatctgaagagggaagaaatacaaaaggcacgaaactgaggaaaaatctataaatactattaaaaggctaccctaaaatgttcaattaagtccacgtagacaatgccacgtaggataaaAAAAGCCACGCAGACATTTGAAGCCCACCTCAGCCCCATAACCGAAATGCCACATACACATTCATACCCAATTACCCCGTCTCTTATCATCACTGTTCCTACCGACAACGACAATCCCCCTTTTTCCGCTCATTTTGTTAACcggcattaatttaattcatttatctataaattaatttagttcacttatctataatattaaaagatattatctatattcttaaatgatttttgtatattaaatatattgttttccCAAATTTATGTAAACCTTAgaaattacatcaaaatttcataatttatagttaatattgacattttaattgaaatttttgtgataaaacatagaggtggcaaacaatgacacgacacgaaaacacgacacgaacccgacacgaaattaacgggtttgggttgagacttaatgacccatttatgtaagtgggtcgacacgaacacgacacgatatttaattgggttgggttagggttgacctctctaaacacgaacccgacacgaatgacctgtttactaaattaatcctaatttttcttgatcctGCATCatataaatatacttaaactttcaaaatatggacgtgacacgaaaacccgacacgaacccgacacgaaattaacgggttagggttgaggccttatggaccatttatgtaagtgggtcgacacggacacgacacgagacttaattgggtcgggtttgggttggagagattgtgacccgtttacatgtgacaccaacacgaacccgacacgacccgatctgtttgccaggtctaaattaaaacatgttaataaaatttataatttataattaaaattgaaatttttataataaaatatgttaataaattaattaaaactcttcatattacttaccacccaccatttttattaacattttttcctatttaattcatttttttaattaaacacggaaataaattgattaaaactcttcataatacttaacacccaccaaattaattaaattttttttctatttaatcaatttttataatataatatgttaataaattgattaaaactctttatattacttaacagttaacaccaataattttcattaacattctttcctatttaattcacctcttgagtttctcggcaatcaattatctaattaaataataccacaaaataaattaaaaataaaattaaaatattggattttatggttgtataatggctataaaacctataaaacctataatagtttctatctataaaatcttattaaaaggctaacaaaaaaaaaggtaaaaaaagttaaaaaaatataagggataaacacacacaaaaaaaaaaaaaaaaaaaaaaattgtaaaccattgatctcctctcataattttatttatttatttaccttatttatttaataaccattatttcctttatttaatgaaatgaccttttaactttcccttcatcattactatatatatactccgtatttatgtaccatattttttttatttttcttttattcataaaattttgagagaatttgtaatagaatttttcatatatataactattatattcaccctaattttcaattttattcaaaaaatagcacctaaagtatacatagaaaagtaaactaattgtttcatttttcatttttcttatgttttgtattaatttgttattttttttgtgtttgtattaatattgcaggagaatgaatttccaactttattcaaaaaattggtaggtaaggtatagctaaagaactaaattaattatttcgctttttatttttattatgttttgaattaattagaatcttattagttacttttttgtgtttatattaatattgcaggagaatgaatttccaactttattcaaaaaattggtaagTAAGGTCCCCCAGTCgtgtttatttatttacttttttttttaattatttgtgagtggttttttaattaaaattaaacaaatgattgagagggggactactccatataagttattcacaaattaaacacttaaacacaatcaattattaacgatcccgtgattttcacgggctccaaaactagttaaagataaaaaacgtaaggtagaaactgataagtaatggatgattgttgatctcaaaatagaagtcttataatatttcttttaacttgttattaaacgtatattgtggtgtaattttactattatactttcctgatcaacctatttgaatttgtaattTTGTATTCACGAATATAATCATCtcaaacatatatttttctttttcattttatatgaactattatcaaggcatgtaataaaaggaagcgaaagtgaactttcgggtaaatattaaatagtataaTTTCTAAATTCTATTTCGTATCGTgtgtttttaagtttatgtgtttttttgtcaaaataggaataatacataaaacttactTTCAtaatatccaaaaaaaaaaaaactactctcatagttaatggtaaataaataagtacataaataattgaatgaaaaatctttaaaatttcacaatttactttttcaaccatcatgacaataattaatcattttaattatgtcatttcttcttccaatttaagttttctccaactcccaccttttgattgtttttctataaaaatttactttacttttttcAGTGGTTTACGCTTTTTTAACCACTATAATatgatcgttgatctcaaaatgTAGATCTTATAAAATTTcattaaatttgttattaagcgtatattgttgtgtaattttactattatgctttcccgatcaacctatttgaatttgtatttttgtattcatgagtataatcatctctaacatatatttttctttttcatttcatatgaactattatcaaggtatgtactaaaaggaagcgtaCTAAACGGAAAcgaaagtgaaccttcagataaatattaaatggtatggtttctaaattctaatccgtatatttttaagtttatgtgtttttttttcaaaaccggaatagattattttgtagtctttaatactatttttatttttatataggatcgtggacataagtataacaagagatggatcaaattcttgaaatagtaataaggaacttaaaaaatttatgaaccttttggaattcggatttagggaatatagttttttagattattgagcaactgaaatgaaaatttaatttataatacatggagtagataccgaccatacCATTGAATGAAATCTAATATTTTTCTAAcgatataataaatgtttttcggatataaataatatttgaagcatgcacgtggtgataagacttcaaagatatttctatAGGAGGGTTGATAAAGAGGTCtggaaataatttggagatgatcatactgaggtattgagtttacaaccttatatACGGATGatttcaacttttaatatttaaaacaCTCACTTTGttatattgcggagtaaaacacacgcatatataatgagtcgtctttgtcattgctccgttgtcaagtttctcaaaattagtagctaccacattgtcacttgcaggattcgatttaaaaaaaaaagccaAAGTTGTTAAAGAAATAAGGTATCaactaactaatttctatgtatttcaagactgtatatttttaaatggatcaacaacttattgctcgaacaaatattaacaatacgataaaaatatcaaaactaaaacagataaacccgtggatttcacgggtcacaaacctagtaatatgttaataattttattaaaactccttatattactcaacacccataattttcattaacattttgtcctattaaattcatctcttgaggtccTCGACAATCAAttatttaataataccacaaaataaattaaaatatgagaatttATGGTTGTGTACTGACTATAAAACCCACAATACCTATAAtaatttctattcactttatttatttaaaatatgtccATTTGTTATGtgtttctaagttgtggattgtattttatggtttaatttatttatttgattatattgagtatattgagtattattgtcgaatattgttgttgttgttgttgttgttgttgttgttgttgttgttgttgttgttgttgttgttgttgttgttgttgttgttgttgttgttgttgttgttgttgttgttgttgttgttgttgttgttgttgttgttgttgttgttgttgttgttgttgttgtttgttgttgttgttgttgttgttgttgttgttgttgttgttgttgttgttgttgttgttgttgttgttgttgttgttgttgttgttgttgttgttgttgttgttgttgttgttgttgttgttatcgtttcttttatatttgaattcatgttttccagttggtttaatttaagtgatttacatgtgacaatgttttaattcgtttgtcaagtttttgccaggttgatgttttatcttttggtcaatatattttttatataactttaaggCACAATGaaacgtatgtgaatgcagataaggcaaaccatcacgtgggtaatctgaagagggaagaaataaaAAATgcacgaaactgaggtaaaattaaaggtaaaaaaaacgtaaggtagaaactgataagtaatggacgat
It includes:
- the LOC141592011 gene encoding RNA-binding KH domain-containing protein RCF3, which gives rise to MAGHRYGQGKRARSSDHSENGGHKRRNPGDESYAIGPDDTVYRYLCPAQKIGSIIGRGGDIVKQLRLDTKAKIIIRETVPGSDERVVTIYSTSQESNPFDEMDTQVCPAQDALFRVHDRVIAEDSPADDDPEATQNVIARFLVPNDQIGCIIGKGGQIVQTIRTETGAQIRILKDEHLPRCALSTDELLQISGEAPVVRKALYQIASRLHDNPSRTQHLLASAVPASLYSSPGSLMGGPGGAPIYTPIVSPYGGYNSERSNRSRSSYSSRGDTSSKEFSVRFVCPTVNIGGVIGKGGAIITQIRQETRANIKVDSSSAEGDDCLITISSKEYLEDQVSPTIEAARRLQPRCSEKTERDSGIVSFTTRILVHSSCIGCLIGKGGAIISEMRNMTRANIRILSKDDLPKVAAADDEMVQISGDLDVAETALINITSRLRANLFEKEGQVILPVHPYPPVSPEVDRFPYEGRESRRYGRDVPYSAGYSSNDLPPPEPYGSYAGLQSSGGGTRYDAYGGYSSGRTSSSAFSGRLSGPNPGSRRKPYY